A genomic segment from Modestobacter roseus encodes:
- a CDS encoding ABC transporter permease: protein MTTTSELAGNATEPAAPPASRRRRTGGGGLGSYLLVRFLLIFPTIFILVTTVFFLMRATGDPITAALGGRLPADQLAERIREAGYDRPLFTQYLEYLGNVLSGDFGTTLSDRRPVTEVLTTFGAATLELTFYALIVAFVVGIPLGQLAAYMRDRAPDALLRVFAILCYATPVFFAGLLLKLVFAVQLDWLPVAGRASTRTEIELTRLDSQTGIYLIDAIRTGNPDVIVDVLQHAVLPAVALGLLTAGVFLRLVRTNVIGTLGNGYVEAARSRGVGEYRLLRKHAYRPALIPIITVMGMQIALLLAGAVLTETTFEWKGLGFQLAEYLQARDFVAVQGIVALLAVIVAVTNFVVDVIAALIDPRVRY from the coding sequence ATGACCACGACCTCCGAGCTGGCCGGGAACGCCACCGAGCCGGCCGCACCACCCGCGAGCCGCCGGCGGCGCACCGGTGGCGGCGGACTGGGGAGCTACCTCCTCGTCCGCTTCCTGCTGATCTTCCCGACGATCTTCATCCTGGTGACGACCGTCTTCTTCCTGATGCGCGCCACCGGTGACCCGATCACCGCCGCGCTGGGTGGGCGGTTGCCGGCCGACCAGCTGGCCGAGCGGATCCGGGAGGCCGGCTACGACCGGCCGCTGTTCACCCAGTACCTCGAGTACCTGGGCAACGTGCTCAGCGGCGACTTCGGCACCACGCTCAGCGACCGGCGGCCGGTCACCGAGGTGCTCACCACCTTCGGCGCCGCCACCCTGGAGCTGACCTTCTACGCCCTGATCGTCGCCTTCGTGGTCGGCATCCCGCTCGGGCAGCTGGCCGCCTACATGCGCGACCGGGCGCCCGACGCGCTGCTGCGGGTCTTCGCGATCCTCTGCTACGCCACCCCGGTCTTCTTCGCCGGCCTGCTGCTCAAGCTCGTGTTCGCCGTCCAGCTCGACTGGCTCCCGGTCGCCGGGCGGGCCTCCACCCGCACCGAGATCGAGCTGACCCGGCTGGACAGCCAGACCGGCATCTACCTGATCGACGCGATCCGCACCGGCAACCCCGACGTGATCGTCGACGTGCTGCAGCACGCCGTGCTGCCCGCCGTCGCCCTCGGCCTGCTCACCGCCGGGGTCTTCCTGCGGCTGGTGCGCACCAACGTCATCGGCACGCTGGGCAACGGGTACGTCGAGGCGGCCCGCTCGCGCGGCGTCGGGGAGTACCGGCTGCTGCGCAAGCACGCCTACCGCCCGGCGCTGATCCCGATCATCACCGTCATGGGCATGCAGATCGCCCTGCTGCTGGCGGGTGCGGTGCTCACCGAGACGACCTTCGAGTGGAAGGGCCTGGGCTTCCAGCTCGCCGAGTACCTGCAGGCCCGCGACTTCGTCGCCGTGCAGGGGATCGTGGCGCTGCTGGCGGTCATCGTGGCCGTCACCAACTTCGTCGTCGACGTCATCGCCGCGCTCATCGACCCCCGGGTGAGGTACTGA
- a CDS encoding ABC transporter permease yields MAATTESPTGSPTGSTATTAPAGRRRTWRRLPIVQQLRQSVGLQRGMLVAGLVLSGVFVLTAVFAPLLAPYEYSQLRDAQGSFGAQQAPSAEHWLGTTVGGYDVLSRVIWGSRTALYVIVVAVALSIVLGVLLGLVSGYFGGWLDRVLVVIADAVYAFPALLLAIIMAIVISGGQSDMWGGIWAAAISITVVFIPQYFRVVRAETVRIKSEAFVESARVIGASNRRIMLRHVLRNATRTLPLILTLNASEAILTLAGLGFLGFGIEPTDAAEWGYDLNRALSDVTSGIWWTALFPGLAIVLVVLGLTLVGESLNDLADPRLRTRRRAAQQQPEGVAEVSAVRGGALSAGPGGVDGLEPQGPQQQEPEGQGRGDRA; encoded by the coding sequence ATGGCCGCCACCACCGAGAGCCCCACCGGGAGCCCCACCGGTAGCACGGCCACCACCGCACCGGCCGGCCGGCGCCGCACCTGGCGCCGGCTGCCGATCGTCCAGCAGCTCCGGCAGAGCGTCGGCCTGCAGCGCGGCATGCTCGTCGCCGGGCTGGTGCTCTCCGGCGTCTTCGTGCTCACCGCCGTCTTCGCCCCGCTGCTGGCGCCCTACGAGTACAGCCAGCTCCGCGACGCCCAGGGCTCCTTCGGCGCGCAGCAGGCGCCGTCGGCCGAGCACTGGCTCGGCACCACCGTCGGCGGGTACGACGTGCTGTCCCGGGTCATCTGGGGCTCCCGGACGGCGCTGTACGTCATCGTCGTCGCGGTCGCCCTGTCCATCGTCCTCGGCGTGCTGCTCGGCCTGGTGTCCGGTTACTTCGGCGGCTGGCTGGACCGGGTGCTGGTGGTCATCGCCGACGCCGTCTACGCCTTCCCCGCGCTGCTGCTGGCGATCATCATGGCGATCGTCATCAGCGGCGGGCAGTCGGACATGTGGGGCGGCATCTGGGCCGCCGCGATCTCCATCACCGTGGTCTTCATCCCGCAGTACTTCCGGGTGGTGCGCGCGGAGACGGTGCGGATCAAGTCCGAGGCGTTCGTCGAGTCCGCGCGGGTGATCGGCGCCAGCAACCGACGGATCATGCTGCGGCACGTGCTGCGCAACGCCACACGCACCCTGCCGCTGATCCTGACCCTCAACGCGTCCGAGGCGATCCTCACCCTCGCCGGGCTGGGCTTCCTCGGCTTCGGCATCGAGCCGACCGACGCCGCCGAGTGGGGCTACGACCTCAACCGGGCGCTGTCCGACGTCACCAGCGGCATCTGGTGGACCGCGCTCTTCCCGGGCCTGGCGATCGTGCTGGTCGTGCTCGGGCTGACGCTGGTCGGGGAGAGCCTCAACGACCTCGCCGACCCGCGGCTGCGCACCCGCCGCCGGGCGGCCCAGCAGCAGCCCGAGGGGGTGGCCGAGGTGTCCGCGGTGCGTGGCGGCGCGCTCAGCGCCGGGCCGGGCGGCGTCGACGGGCTCGAGCCCCAGGGGCCGCAGCAGCAGGAGCCCGAGGGCCAGGGACGGGGAGACCGAGCATGA
- a CDS encoding dipeptide ABC transporter ATP-binding protein: MSTTTTPTGSTATGPGSGDVVEIRDLAVSFATDAGSVAAVRDVSLTVAAGEVLAIVGESGSGKTVTARTILGLLPETATARGAVVLRSRDGGSSHDVVTLRGSQLREVRGQDAAMVFQEPSTALNPVYPVGWQITEGLRAHGKLSKAEARAKAIDVLRRVGIPDPETRIDHYPHQFSGGQKQRIVIAQALVLDPGVIVADEPTTALDVTVQAEILDLLRRCRDDFGAAIVLITHNMGVVADLADRVAVMYRGELVEQADVRTLFAAPKEPYTQQLLAAVPRLGSGSASARARAEQRAPGWAETAPVVAARDLRIVYPGRLRKPDFTAVDGVSFDIRPGEVLGLVGESGSGKTTIGRAIAGLTRVSGGSLQVLGTEMNGMKERTFRPVRERIGFVFQDPATSFNPLLTIADAVAEPLVVHKRAKDPRAARRRVDELLEAVQLPKAFGDRYPHELSGGQRQRASLARALALDPELLIADEPTSALDVSVQARVLELFADLQRQLGFAALFISHDLAVVDLLADRIAVLLRGKLVEEGTGEEVLGAPQHAYTRRLLASLPVPDPDQQATRRAEWERLRATD; the protein is encoded by the coding sequence ATGAGCACCACCACGACCCCGACCGGCAGCACCGCGACCGGTCCGGGCAGCGGGGACGTCGTCGAGATCCGCGACCTCGCGGTCTCCTTCGCCACCGACGCCGGCTCCGTGGCCGCCGTCCGCGACGTCAGCCTGACCGTGGCCGCCGGCGAGGTGCTGGCGATCGTCGGGGAGAGCGGCAGCGGCAAGACCGTCACCGCACGCACCATCCTGGGCCTGCTGCCGGAGACGGCCACCGCTCGCGGCGCGGTGGTGCTGCGCAGCCGGGACGGCGGCAGCTCGCACGACGTCGTCACCCTGCGGGGCAGCCAGCTGCGCGAGGTGCGCGGGCAGGACGCCGCCATGGTGTTCCAGGAGCCCTCGACGGCGCTGAACCCGGTCTACCCGGTGGGCTGGCAGATCACCGAGGGGCTGCGCGCGCACGGGAAGCTCAGCAAGGCCGAGGCCCGGGCCAAGGCGATCGACGTGCTGCGCCGGGTCGGCATCCCCGACCCGGAGACCCGGATCGACCACTACCCGCACCAGTTCTCCGGCGGGCAGAAGCAGCGCATCGTCATCGCCCAGGCGCTGGTCCTCGACCCCGGCGTCATCGTCGCCGACGAGCCGACCACCGCCCTCGACGTCACCGTGCAGGCCGAGATCCTCGACCTGCTGCGCCGCTGCCGCGACGACTTCGGTGCCGCGATCGTGCTGATCACGCACAACATGGGGGTCGTCGCCGACCTCGCCGACCGGGTCGCGGTGATGTACCGCGGGGAGCTGGTCGAGCAGGCCGACGTCCGCACCCTGTTCGCCGCCCCGAAGGAGCCCTACACCCAGCAGCTGCTGGCCGCCGTCCCGCGGCTGGGCAGTGGCTCGGCCAGCGCCCGGGCGCGTGCCGAGCAGCGGGCACCCGGCTGGGCCGAGACGGCACCGGTGGTCGCGGCGCGCGACCTGCGGATCGTCTACCCGGGCCGGCTGCGCAAGCCCGACTTCACCGCCGTCGACGGCGTGAGCTTCGACATCCGGCCCGGCGAGGTGCTCGGGCTGGTGGGGGAGAGCGGCAGCGGCAAGACGACGATCGGGCGCGCCATCGCCGGGCTCACCCGGGTCAGCGGCGGGTCGCTGCAGGTGCTGGGCACCGAGATGAACGGGATGAAGGAGCGCACCTTCCGCCCCGTGCGCGAGCGGATCGGGTTCGTCTTCCAGGACCCGGCGACCAGCTTCAACCCGCTGCTCACCATCGCCGACGCGGTCGCCGAACCGCTGGTGGTGCACAAGCGGGCGAAGGACCCGCGCGCCGCCCGCCGGCGGGTCGACGAGCTGCTCGAGGCGGTACAGCTGCCGAAGGCCTTCGGTGACCGGTACCCGCACGAGCTCTCCGGCGGTCAGCGGCAGCGGGCCAGCCTGGCCCGCGCGCTGGCGCTGGACCCCGAGCTGCTCATCGCCGACGAGCCCACCTCCGCGCTGGACGTCTCGGTGCAGGCCCGGGTGCTGGAGCTCTTCGCCGACCTGCAGCGCCAGCTGGGGTTCGCCGCGCTGTTCATCAGCCACGACCTCGCCGTCGTCGACCTGCTCGCCGACCGGATCGCGGTGCTCCTGCGCGGCAAGCTGGTCGAGGAGGGCACCGGCGAGGAGGTGCTCGGCGCGCCGCAGCACGCCTACACCCGGCGGCTGCTGGCCTCGCTGCCGGTGCCCGACCCGGACCAGCAGGCCACCCGCCGGGCCGAGTGGGAGCGCCTGCGCGCGACGGACTGA
- a CDS encoding pirin family protein, with amino-acid sequence MPAVTVEDTTTLPRVPLPAPRTVQRRTRSVTSAPQGYEGEGFPVRRAFAGVDLRDLDPFLHMDQMGEVEYAPGEPKGTSWHPHRGFETVTYLLDGTFEHADSHGGGGTISDGDTQWMTAGSGVLHIEKPPEALVLSGGLFHGLQLWVNLPRAQKWAEPRYQDLRARESVLLASPDGGALLRVIAGDVGGHTGPGSTYTPMAMVHATVSPGATLQLPWRPDFNALVYVLSGSGAVGIDGAPVHTGQLVVLGPGDTVTVHGTRPGDRHAESRTPDLDVVVLGGLPIREPIAMYGPFVMNSRQELRDAFADHSAGRLGSIPAQRTAHADGLAHGDVRGETQQDAVTGTSGAWPAG; translated from the coding sequence ATGCCCGCCGTCACCGTCGAGGACACCACCACCCTGCCCCGGGTGCCGCTGCCCGCGCCGCGCACCGTCCAGCGGCGCACCCGGTCGGTCACCAGCGCACCGCAGGGCTACGAGGGCGAGGGCTTCCCCGTGCGCCGCGCCTTCGCCGGCGTCGACCTGCGCGACCTGGACCCGTTCCTGCACATGGACCAGATGGGCGAGGTCGAGTATGCCCCGGGTGAGCCGAAGGGCACCTCGTGGCACCCGCACCGGGGGTTCGAGACCGTCACCTACCTGCTCGACGGCACCTTCGAGCACGCCGACAGCCACGGTGGCGGGGGCACCATCAGCGACGGCGACACCCAGTGGATGACCGCGGGGTCGGGGGTGTTGCACATCGAGAAGCCGCCGGAGGCGCTGGTGCTCAGCGGCGGCCTGTTCCACGGCCTGCAGCTGTGGGTGAACCTGCCCCGGGCGCAGAAGTGGGCGGAGCCGCGCTACCAGGACCTGCGCGCGCGGGAGTCGGTGCTGCTGGCCAGCCCGGACGGCGGTGCGCTGCTCCGGGTGATCGCCGGCGACGTCGGCGGGCACACCGGCCCGGGCAGCACGTACACCCCGATGGCGATGGTGCACGCCACCGTCTCCCCCGGGGCGACCCTGCAGCTGCCCTGGCGCCCGGACTTCAACGCGCTGGTCTACGTGCTCTCCGGCAGCGGCGCGGTGGGCATCGACGGCGCCCCGGTGCACACCGGTCAGCTGGTCGTGCTGGGCCCCGGCGACACGGTGACCGTGCACGGCACCCGGCCCGGCGACCGGCACGCGGAGTCCCGCACGCCCGACCTGGACGTCGTCGTCCTCGGCGGCCTGCCGATCCGGGAGCCGATCGCCATGTACGGGCCGTTCGTGATGAACAGCCGGCAGGAGCTGCGGGACGCCTTCGCCGACCACTCCGCCGGCCGGCTCGGCAGCATCCCGGCCCAGCGCACCGCACACGCCGACGGCCTCGCGCACGGTGACGTGCGCGGCGAGACGCAGCAGGACGCCGTCACGGGCACCAGCGGAGCGTGGCCGGCGGGCTGA
- a CDS encoding glycoside hydrolase family 88 protein — MLDDEVRAQVLTALLVTQRHSWDQGLTAAVLDESGTAAPLRVLLDDAVARQLPDGRLAELDPLCSVNGGAVGEFVDLVAGRTGDEGLAAAAARQRAWLLSGAPRAGDGTLFHLVEGRQVWADTVYMAVPFLAATGAAVAALDQLDGHRTRLRDPDTGLWAARWDEDAGTFADPRAWGTGNGWVVAGLARTVRWLPGRRGVEVATEVRGLLDVVLPLRRPDGLLGDVLDDPASRSDPTVAAMFAWAALTGAGEGWLPAHCADVGCELLAAAVARLDPSGRVSGASAAPHFDRPGHSPEAQAFLLLADAAERRWRREHRRG, encoded by the coding sequence GTGCTGGACGACGAGGTCCGCGCGCAGGTGCTGACCGCACTCCTGGTCACCCAGCGGCACAGCTGGGACCAGGGGCTCACGGCCGCCGTGCTCGACGAGTCGGGCACGGCGGCCCCGTTGCGCGTGCTGCTGGACGACGCGGTGGCCCGGCAGCTGCCCGACGGGCGGCTGGCCGAGCTGGACCCGCTCTGCTCGGTGAACGGCGGGGCGGTGGGCGAGTTCGTCGACCTGGTGGCCGGCCGCACCGGTGACGAGGGGCTGGCCGCGGCGGCCGCCCGGCAGCGCGCCTGGTTGCTGTCCGGTGCGCCCCGGGCGGGCGACGGCACGCTGTTCCACCTGGTGGAGGGCCGTCAGGTGTGGGCCGACACCGTCTACATGGCGGTGCCCTTCCTCGCCGCGACCGGTGCCGCCGTCGCCGCGCTGGACCAGCTCGACGGGCACCGGACCCGGCTGCGCGACCCGGACACCGGGCTGTGGGCCGCCCGCTGGGACGAGGACGCCGGGACGTTCGCCGACCCGCGGGCCTGGGGCACCGGCAACGGCTGGGTGGTGGCCGGCCTGGCCCGCACGGTCCGCTGGCTGCCCGGGCGGCGCGGGGTCGAGGTGGCCACGGAGGTGCGCGGGCTGCTGGACGTCGTCCTGCCGCTGCGCCGTCCCGACGGGCTCCTGGGGGACGTGCTCGACGACCCGGCGAGCCGCTCGGACCCGACCGTCGCCGCGATGTTCGCCTGGGCCGCGCTCACCGGCGCGGGTGAGGGCTGGCTCCCCGCCCACTGCGCCGACGTGGGCTGCGAGCTGCTGGCGGCGGCGGTGGCCCGGCTCGACCCGTCGGGCCGGGTGAGCGGGGCCAGCGCCGCCCCGCACTTCGACCGGCCGGGGCACTCCCCCGAGGCACAGGCCTTCCTGCTGCTCGCCGACGCGGCCGAGCGCCGCTGGCGCCGGGAGCACCGCCGGGGGTGA
- a CDS encoding SDR family NAD(P)-dependent oxidoreductase, whose product MTVGSSSADLAGRRVLLTGASRGVGAAVARQLVAAGADVLGTARDAAALDQLTAELAGGPGSFTAVVAELTDEATPGRLAEAVGQRWGGLDVLVNNAGVMLAREPRFEDEPAGTLEESLLVNCVVPHRLVLALLPALRKGDEPRVVHVSSGAGTTELIRDAGIGSYRVSKWALNGLVLMQAAQLAGEVAVNALDPGWVRTDLGGQEAPGTPAESAQGALALLREPVTVTGRIFKDGTEISF is encoded by the coding sequence GTGACGGTCGGCTCTTCCAGCGCCGACCTCGCGGGACGCCGGGTGCTGCTCACCGGCGCCTCCCGCGGGGTCGGCGCGGCCGTCGCCCGGCAGCTGGTCGCGGCCGGTGCCGACGTGCTCGGCACCGCCCGGGATGCGGCGGCGCTGGACCAGCTGACCGCGGAGCTGGCCGGCGGCCCCGGCTCGTTCACCGCGGTCGTCGCCGAGCTCACCGACGAGGCCACGCCCGGGCGGCTGGCCGAGGCTGTCGGGCAGCGGTGGGGTGGGCTCGACGTGCTGGTGAACAACGCCGGCGTGATGCTCGCCCGCGAGCCACGGTTCGAGGACGAGCCGGCCGGCACGCTCGAGGAGAGCCTGCTGGTCAACTGCGTCGTCCCGCACCGGCTGGTGCTGGCGTTGCTGCCGGCGCTGCGCAAGGGCGACGAGCCCCGGGTGGTGCACGTCAGCTCCGGGGCGGGCACCACCGAGCTGATCCGGGACGCCGGCATCGGCAGCTACCGGGTGAGCAAGTGGGCGCTCAACGGGCTGGTGCTCATGCAGGCCGCGCAGCTCGCCGGCGAGGTCGCGGTCAACGCCCTGGACCCGGGCTGGGTGCGCACCGACCTCGGTGGCCAGGAGGCCCCGGGCACCCCGGCGGAGAGCGCGCAGGGCGCCCTGGCTCTGTTGCGCGAGCCGGTGACGGTGACCGGCCGGATCTTCAAGGACGGCACCGAGATCTCGTTCTAG
- a CDS encoding GH1 family beta-glucosidase, translated as MTSTDVREDRAAGLVFPPGFTFGAATAAYQIEGAVDVDGRGPSIWDTFSHTPGKTHLGHTGDVACEHYVRYPQDVALMKDLGLDAYRFSVSWSRILPEGTGRIEQRGVDFYRRLVDELLEAGIDPWLTLYHWDLPQALQDKGGWTDRDTAHRFAEYAGVLYDALGDRIPHWSTLNEPMCSSLLGHMAGQHAPGHTDPVEASRAVHHLLLGHGLAIQTLRDKGADHLGITLNFTPMKAATDSAADLDAARRLDGQQNRMFLVPIVTGEYPADVAEDLTAAGAPLPIEDGDLEIISTPVDWLGVNYYFQSTVRAVSEPTGKQTAFIGGELVADLEPEGPTTTMGWGINPEAFTELLTWISGVAPGLPMFITENGSAWPDQVSADGQVHDPERVDYLLRHLAAMTEAIEAGADVRGYFAWSLLDNYEWARGYDQRFGIVHVDYDTQVRTPKDSARTYADVIRTAKDGV; from the coding sequence ATGACATCCACCGACGTCCGCGAAGACCGCGCCGCCGGCCTCGTGTTCCCCCCGGGGTTCACGTTCGGCGCAGCCACCGCCGCCTACCAGATCGAGGGCGCCGTCGACGTCGACGGCCGCGGCCCGTCGATCTGGGACACCTTCAGCCACACCCCCGGCAAGACCCACCTGGGCCACACCGGCGACGTCGCCTGCGAGCACTACGTGCGCTACCCGCAGGACGTCGCCCTGATGAAGGACCTGGGCCTGGACGCCTACCGGTTCTCCGTCTCCTGGTCGCGGATCCTCCCCGAGGGCACCGGCCGCATCGAGCAGCGCGGCGTCGACTTCTACCGCCGCCTGGTCGACGAGCTGCTCGAGGCCGGCATCGACCCGTGGCTGACGCTCTACCACTGGGACCTGCCGCAGGCGCTGCAGGACAAGGGCGGCTGGACCGACCGCGACACCGCCCACCGCTTCGCCGAGTACGCCGGCGTGCTGTACGACGCCCTCGGTGACCGGATCCCGCACTGGTCGACCCTCAACGAGCCGATGTGCAGCTCGCTGCTGGGCCACATGGCCGGTCAGCACGCGCCGGGCCACACCGACCCGGTCGAGGCCTCCCGCGCGGTGCACCACCTGCTGCTGGGCCACGGCCTGGCGATCCAGACGCTGCGCGACAAGGGCGCCGACCACCTGGGCATCACGCTGAACTTCACCCCGATGAAGGCGGCCACCGACTCCGCCGCCGACCTCGACGCCGCCCGCCGGCTCGACGGTCAGCAGAACCGGATGTTCCTGGTGCCGATCGTCACCGGGGAGTACCCGGCCGACGTCGCCGAGGACCTGACCGCCGCCGGCGCGCCGCTGCCGATCGAGGACGGCGACCTGGAGATCATCTCCACCCCGGTCGACTGGCTGGGCGTGAACTACTACTTCCAGTCGACGGTGCGGGCGGTCAGCGAGCCCACCGGCAAGCAGACGGCGTTCATCGGCGGCGAGCTGGTCGCGGACCTGGAGCCCGAGGGCCCGACCACCACCATGGGCTGGGGCATCAACCCCGAGGCGTTCACCGAGCTGCTGACCTGGATCAGCGGGGTCGCCCCGGGCCTGCCGATGTTCATCACCGAGAACGGCTCCGCCTGGCCGGACCAGGTGTCCGCCGACGGGCAGGTGCACGACCCGGAGCGGGTCGACTACCTGCTGCGGCACCTGGCCGCGATGACCGAGGCGATCGAGGCCGGCGCCGACGTGCGCGGGTACTTCGCCTGGTCGCTGCTGGACAACTACGAGTGGGCCCGCGGCTACGACCAGCGGTTCGGCATCGTGCACGTCGACTACGACACCCAGGTGCGGACGCCGAAGGACAGCGCCCGCACCTACGCCGACGTCATCCGCACCGCCAAGGACGGCGTGTGA
- a CDS encoding ABC transporter ATP-binding protein, with translation MATVTFEHATRIYPKAERPAVDALDLEIADGEFLVLVGPSGCGKSTSLRMLAGLEEVDSGSIVIGQRDVTDSPPKDRDIAMVFQSYALYPHMTVEENMGFALKLAGISKDERATRVREAAKILDLEPYLSRRPKALSGGQRQRVAMGRAIVRNPQVFLMDEPLSNLDAKLRVQTRTQIAALQRRLGTTTVYVTHDQVEAMTMGDRVAVLKDGVLQQCDTPGSLYDRPANVFVAGFIGSPAMNIATGPAVDGGVALGGAVLPVPREQLTRASAGNGQVTVGFRPEAVVLSPTGDGVPVDVDVVEHLGSDAFLYARLRGGADDGADVIVRTEPRTTAAAGDRVHVSVLPGQLHVFDPTTGLRVD, from the coding sequence ATGGCCACCGTCACCTTCGAGCACGCCACCCGGATCTACCCGAAGGCCGAGCGGCCGGCCGTCGACGCCCTGGACCTGGAGATCGCCGACGGCGAGTTCCTCGTCCTGGTCGGGCCCTCGGGCTGCGGCAAGTCCACCTCGCTGCGGATGCTCGCCGGGCTGGAGGAGGTCGACTCCGGCTCGATCGTCATCGGCCAGCGCGACGTCACCGACTCCCCGCCCAAGGACCGGGACATCGCCATGGTGTTCCAGAGCTACGCCCTCTACCCGCACATGACGGTGGAGGAGAACATGGGCTTCGCGCTGAAGCTCGCCGGCATCTCCAAGGACGAGCGCGCCACCCGGGTCCGCGAGGCGGCGAAGATCCTGGACCTGGAGCCCTACCTGTCCCGCCGGCCGAAGGCGCTCTCCGGTGGGCAGCGGCAGCGGGTCGCGATGGGCCGGGCGATCGTGCGCAACCCGCAGGTGTTCCTGATGGACGAGCCGCTGTCCAACCTGGACGCCAAGCTGCGCGTGCAGACCCGCACCCAGATCGCCGCCCTGCAACGGCGGCTGGGCACCACCACCGTCTACGTCACCCACGACCAGGTCGAGGCGATGACCATGGGCGACCGGGTCGCGGTGCTCAAGGACGGCGTCCTGCAGCAGTGCGACACCCCCGGCTCGCTGTACGACCGGCCGGCCAACGTGTTCGTCGCCGGCTTCATCGGCTCCCCGGCGATGAACATCGCCACCGGGCCGGCGGTCGACGGCGGCGTGGCCCTCGGTGGCGCGGTGCTGCCGGTGCCCCGCGAGCAGCTGACCCGCGCCTCGGCCGGCAACGGCCAGGTCACGGTCGGTTTCCGGCCGGAGGCCGTCGTGCTGTCCCCCACCGGCGACGGCGTCCCGGTCGACGTCGACGTCGTGGAGCACCTGGGCAGCGACGCCTTCCTCTACGCCCGGCTCCGCGGGGGCGCCGACGACGGCGCCGACGTGATCGTCCGCACCGAGCCGCGCACCACCGCGGCCGCCGGCGACCGGGTGCACGTCTCCGTGCTCCCCGGCCAGCTGCACGTCTTCGACCCCACGACCGGCCTGCGCGTCGACTGA
- a CDS encoding carbohydrate ABC transporter permease yields the protein MATIALPDTEQTEAPSTTGGPTRRRGKGAGGKNGKAGPVAYTLLTLVSLVSIFPLYWTVVAGSHTNAEIAATPPPFLPNASFFDNMRLALDQAPIGLAILNSVLVSSAITIGTVLFCTLAGFAFAKLQFRGRGLLLALVIGTMMVPTQLAVIPLFMMIAELQWVNQLQAVILPTLVSAFGVFFMRQFLISALPNELLEAGRVDGASTFRIFRSIVLPVARPAMAVLAMLTFLTAWNEFFWPLIALTTANPTVQVALAGLGSGYVPQRAVIMAGTLLGTLPVLIVFAILGKQIVGGIMQGAVKG from the coding sequence ATGGCGACGATCGCTCTCCCGGACACGGAGCAGACCGAGGCACCCTCGACCACCGGCGGGCCCACCAGGCGCCGCGGCAAGGGCGCCGGCGGGAAGAACGGCAAGGCCGGGCCGGTGGCGTACACCCTGCTCACCCTGGTGTCGCTGGTGTCGATCTTCCCCCTCTACTGGACCGTGGTGGCCGGGTCGCACACCAACGCCGAGATCGCGGCGACCCCGCCGCCGTTCCTGCCCAACGCCAGCTTCTTCGACAACATGCGGCTGGCGCTGGACCAGGCCCCGATCGGACTGGCCATCCTGAACTCGGTGCTGGTCTCCAGCGCGATCACGATCGGCACGGTGCTGTTCTGCACGCTGGCCGGGTTCGCCTTCGCCAAGCTGCAGTTCCGCGGCCGCGGGCTGCTGCTCGCGCTGGTGATCGGCACGATGATGGTGCCCACCCAGCTGGCGGTGATCCCGCTGTTCATGATGATCGCCGAGCTGCAGTGGGTGAACCAGCTGCAGGCGGTCATCCTGCCCACCCTGGTCAGCGCGTTCGGCGTCTTCTTCATGCGCCAGTTCCTGATCTCCGCGCTGCCCAACGAGCTGCTGGAGGCCGGCCGCGTCGACGGCGCGTCGACCTTCCGGATCTTCCGGTCGATCGTGCTGCCGGTGGCCCGCCCGGCGATGGCGGTGCTGGCGATGCTCACCTTCCTCACCGCGTGGAACGAGTTCTTCTGGCCGCTCATCGCGCTGACCACCGCCAACCCGACCGTGCAGGTCGCGCTGGCAGGGCTGGGCTCCGGCTACGTCCCGCAGCGCGCGGTGATCATGGCCGGCACGCTGCTGGGCACCCTGCCGGTGCTCATCGTCTTCGCGATCCTCGGCAAGCAGATCGTCGGCGGCATCATGCAGGGCGCGGTGAAGGGATGA